From Salvelinus sp. IW2-2015 linkage group LG18, ASM291031v2, whole genome shotgun sequence, a single genomic window includes:
- the LOC111978683 gene encoding sperm axonemal maintenance protein CFAP97D1 — protein sequence MNRADYLAFPAIVGTTGQYNNLRKMWDGQHYKYHMDRMQKTKQMVDNKAPXTYLHCHLKMKKIQMEQERLMELERDNRLLVSRIARTMGTKGGLDNWNKYQPKPSVSADLRNRELVKISLENQAILKKINMTKSVYDHRTWLDDFKVTRGYVNRLLKYPEQPIPPKQHKMLNLV from the exons ATGAACAGAGCGGATTATTTGGCTTTCCCAGCCATTGTTGGGACSACTGGACAATACAATAACTTGAGAAAAATGTGGGATGGCCAACACTACAAATACCACATGGACAGAATGCAGAAAA CTAAACAAATGGTTGACAACAAAGCCCCCAYCACATATCTGCATTGTCATCTAAAGATGAAAAAGATTCAG ATGGAGCAGGAGCGTCTGATGGAGCTGGAGAGGGACAACCGCTTGCTGGTGTCCAGGATCGCCCGCACCATGGGCACCAAAGGAGGCCTGGACAACTGGAACAAGTACCAGCCCAAACCCAG TGTGAGCGCAGACCTAAGGAACAGGGAGCTGGTGAAGATTTCTCTGGAGAACCAGGCCATTCTAAAGAAGATCAACATGACTAAGTCAGTCTACGACCACAGGACATGGCTGGACGACttcaaa GTCACAAGAGGTTATGTGAACAGACTGTTGAAGTACCCTGAACAGCCCATACCGCCAAAGCAGCACAAG ATGCTGAACTTGGTCTAG